From Bacillus basilensis, a single genomic window includes:
- a CDS encoding carboxymuconolactone decarboxylase family protein: MMNEPIEFYIQKKMREIAPAFAQYSEKILFEEVWRDATLTLRERSLCTVSALISLGNTEQLPFHLKLAKQNGIMENELVALITHMAFYVGWPKAVAALNIAMNEMES, encoded by the coding sequence ATGATGAATGAACCAATTGAATTTTATATTCAAAAGAAAATGAGAGAAATAGCACCTGCATTTGCTCAGTATAGTGAAAAGATATTGTTTGAGGAAGTGTGGCGTGATGCTACTTTAACATTAAGAGAAAGAAGTTTATGTACTGTGTCGGCACTAATCAGTCTCGGTAATACGGAACAATTACCATTTCACTTGAAGTTAGCTAAACAAAATGGGATTATGGAGAATGAATTGGTTGCATTAATAACACATATGGCTTTTTACGTTGGTTGGCCAAAAGCTGTGGCAGCTTTAAATATAGCAATGAATGAAATGGAAAGTTAA
- a CDS encoding MarR family winged helix-turn-helix transcriptional regulator, with amino-acid sequence MRDNTIGSLIWLRLIRFTNQSNQMSNEFLKRFDLTTAQFDVLLQIRTYQPLTQMELAEKVTVTQGGISRMLTRLEKEGYIVRKQDWKTKTISLTEQGEGALEKALPEQLAFQSSFFDDVLNEEEQKILYELMTKVHKHSEKKELPQE; translated from the coding sequence ATGCGTGATAATACGATAGGATCATTAATATGGTTACGTTTAATACGATTTACGAACCAAAGTAATCAGATGTCAAATGAGTTTTTAAAACGTTTTGATTTAACGACAGCTCAATTTGATGTGCTTTTGCAAATACGTACGTATCAGCCGCTAACACAAATGGAGTTAGCTGAAAAGGTAACTGTTACACAAGGCGGTATTTCTAGAATGTTAACTCGTCTTGAAAAAGAAGGATATATTGTACGAAAACAAGATTGGAAAACGAAAACAATTAGTCTTACAGAGCAAGGAGAAGGGGCCTTAGAGAAAGCATTGCCAGAGCAACTTGCATTTCAATCTTCGTTTTTTGATGATGTATTAAATGAAGAAGAGCAGAAAATATTATACGAGCTAATGACGAAAGTTCATAAGCATAGTGAAAAAAAAGAATTACCGCAAGAGTAA
- a CDS encoding LLM class flavin-dependent oxidoreductase encodes MEKYRMDTSKGMEFGLYSIGDHVLNPHNGEKISAEQRIHELIETAKLADEAGLDVFAVGESHQTHFTTQAHTVILGAIAQATKNIKIASSATIISTSDPVRVYEDFATIDLISNGRAEIVAGRGSRIGGYSLLGYDVNDYEELFEEKMDLLLKINKEEHVTWNGQFRAPLAHASVIPRAKNNNLPIWRAVGGPPASAIKAGRAGVPMMITTLGGPAINFKGSVDAYREAAAQSGFNPTSLPVATTSLFYTAKNSQDAFSEYYPHINAGMLTLRGGGYPKEQFTNAVDYRDALMVGSPQQIIEKMLYQYELFGQQRFMAQIDFGGVPLNQFEKNIELIATEILPAVRKHTAK; translated from the coding sequence ATGGAAAAATACCGTATGGATACAAGTAAAGGAATGGAGTTTGGATTATATTCAATTGGGGATCACGTTTTAAATCCGCATAATGGAGAGAAAATTAGTGCAGAACAAAGAATTCATGAATTAATTGAAACAGCTAAGTTAGCAGATGAAGCTGGACTTGATGTATTTGCTGTCGGGGAAAGTCATCAAACGCATTTTACAACGCAGGCTCATACAGTTATTTTAGGAGCTATTGCACAAGCTACGAAAAATATAAAAATTGCAAGTTCAGCAACGATAATAAGTACTTCTGACCCGGTACGAGTATATGAGGACTTTGCTACAATTGACTTAATTTCTAATGGACGTGCAGAAATTGTGGCTGGTCGTGGATCACGTATTGGGGGATATAGTTTACTTGGTTATGACGTAAATGATTATGAAGAGTTATTTGAAGAGAAGATGGATCTTTTATTAAAAATTAATAAAGAGGAACATGTAACATGGAATGGACAGTTTAGAGCACCGCTTGCACATGCATCGGTTATTCCAAGAGCTAAAAATAATAACTTACCAATTTGGCGTGCAGTTGGTGGCCCACCAGCTAGTGCGATTAAAGCGGGACGCGCGGGTGTACCAATGATGATAACAACACTAGGTGGTCCAGCTATTAACTTTAAAGGATCAGTAGATGCTTATCGTGAGGCGGCTGCGCAAAGTGGATTCAATCCAACAAGTTTGCCAGTTGCAACTACAAGTTTATTTTATACAGCAAAAAATTCACAAGATGCATTTAGCGAATACTATCCTCATATTAATGCTGGTATGCTTACACTACGCGGTGGTGGGTATCCGAAAGAACAATTTACAAATGCAGTAGATTACCGTGACGCATTAATGGTTGGTAGCCCGCAACAAATTATTGAAAAAATGCTTTACCAATATGAATTGTTTGGGCAACAACGTTTTATGGCACAAATTGATTTTGGTGGTGTACCACTTAATCAATTTGAGAAAAACATCGAATTAATTGCTACTGAAATTTTACCGGCTG